DNA sequence from the Treponema sp. OMZ 838 genome:
AAGCAGTTACAACGGTACAGAAAAACGGCTTTCTGCCTATTGTATTGGCGCCCGAAGCATCCTCTCGTGTTTTGATTAAAAATTCAACCGATAGGGAGATTCCTGATCTTGTTGTACTCTCCATCCCCGAAATTGCGAAAGACATACAGGTTGAAGTGATCGGTGAGATAAAATTGGAGCAGGATAAAAACTAATGGAACTTTTTGTTGAGCAAGATTCGACGTATGACAAATGTCTGAAAAAAATTACAAAAAAGCATGGTGATGCCGTTACCATCTGGAGAAGGAAAGACGCTAAAATCAGCCGCCTTTTTGGACTCTTCGAAAAAGATGTGGTTGAGGTAACCTTTACGGTAAACGATAAAATACCTCCGCGGCCGTCCTTGCTTTCAGAACAACAACCGGTGATGAGACCTCCAACCAGATTGTCCGGTGTGAGCAATCTGAACGATGAAGAAGAGCGGCTGAAAATCGTAACACGGTATGCAAATAAAAATCCTGCTGCTGCCGATGAGCTGCGCCAATATGTCGATATGACTTCGAAAAAAAATCCCGAGAAAAAGTCCGTACCTGTTTCTACGCCGAATGAGGAGAAGTCTGTAGAGAAACTTGCCGAAACGGTTGAACGGCTTGTGACGGAAATGAAAAAACAGAATGCGTCGCACGCTGATGCCGAACATGCACATATCGTTAAAGTGCAGAAAATTCTCGAAGAAAATGATTTTTCTCCTTCATATATCAAAAAACTGTCCGCCCGTTTGAAGGATGAGTTGAGCTATACGGAAATCGAAAGTTTTTTAACAGTACAGAAAAAACTCTTTGAACTGCTTGCCGAATCGATCAAAATTAAACCTGCCGACAGTCAACCTAAAACACGGGTGGTGCTATTAGTCGGCCCTACAGGGGTTGGAAAAACAACGACACTCGC
Encoded proteins:
- the flhF gene encoding flagellar biosynthesis protein FlhF is translated as MELFVEQDSTYDKCLKKITKKHGDAVTIWRRKDAKISRLFGLFEKDVVEVTFTVNDKIPPRPSLLSEQQPVMRPPTRLSGVSNLNDEEERLKIVTRYANKNPAAADELRQYVDMTSKKNPEKKSVPVSTPNEEKSVEKLAETVERLVTEMKKQNASHADAEHAHIVKVQKILEENDFSPSYIKKLSARLKDELSYTEIESFLTVQKKLFELLAESIKIKPADSQPKTRVVLLVGPTGVGKTTTLAKIAVQYIRKNSEHPLRVKVITIDNWRIGAAYQMKRYCELMGIPLMVASSPAEVRKYMALYREEADVICIDTIGRSPKDREKISTMQNYFTELGDDAEVYLTVCAGTRINDIREIMKEYAVFKYKSLIITKFDETSYIGNLLSIISETDIPITYITAGQEVPQDFMLADVEVFLRKLKGFSIDGEYINQLCNKDREQLLKVSAL